From Glycine soja cultivar W05 chromosome 4, ASM419377v2, whole genome shotgun sequence, the proteins below share one genomic window:
- the LOC114409271 gene encoding protein EXORDIUM-like has translation MAGLVVSSQCFLKLLLVVSVFHVSFAARRLNELVQDQSQLLHYHNGPLLYGKIAVNLIWYGNFKPSQKAIITDFVTSLSSPASQSSQPSVATWWKTTEKYYHLSPRKASLSLSLGDQILDETYSLGKSLTGKNLVQLASKGGQRNSINVVLTSADVAVEGFCMSRCGTHGSSASHLKKNSKSYKFAYIWVGNSETQCPGQCAWPFHQPIYGPQSPPLVAPNNDVGLDGMVINLASLLAGTATNPFGNGYFQGPAEAPLEAASACPGVYGKGAYPGYAGDLLVDSTTGASYNVKGANGRKYLVPALYDPSTSSCSTPV, from the coding sequence ATGGCCGGTCTTGTTGTTTCTTCCCAATGCTTTCTCAAACTCTTGCTTGTAGTTTCAGTCTTTCATGTTTCCTTTGCTGCTAGGAGGTTGAATGAGCTGGTTCAGGACCAGTCTCAGTTGCTCCATTACCACAATGGTCCTCTTCTATACGGCAAAATCGCCGTCAACCTCATCTGGTATGGTAACTTCAAACCATCCCAAAAGGCTATCATCACCGATTTCGTTACCTCACTGTCATCCCCAGCGTCTCAGAGCAGCCAACCCTCTGTTGCCACGTGGTGGAAAACCACGGAGAAGTACTACCACCTGAGTCCCAGGAAGgcttctctctccctctctctcggCGATCAGATTCTCGACGAGACATACTCGCTGGGGAAGTCACTAACCGGCAAGAACCTCGTCCAGCTGGCTTCCAAAGGCGGACAGAGGAACTCCATCAACGTTGTTCTGACATCCGCTGATGTGGCGGTCGAAGGTTTCTGTATGAGCCGATGTGGGACCCACGGCTCTTCCGCTTCTCATCTGAAGAAGAACAGCAAGAGCTACAAGTTCGCCTACATCTGGGTGGGAAACTCCGAAACCCAATGCCCGGGGCAATGCGCGTGGCCATTCCACCAACCCATTTATGGGCCCCAGAGCCCACCCTTGGTTGCTCCCAACAACGATGTGGGACTTGACGGAATGGTCATAAACCTCGCCAGCCTCCTTGCCGGAACCGCCACCAACCCCTTCGGAAACGGCTACTTCCAGGGTCCCGCGGAGGCTCCGCTCGAAGCCGCGTCGGCGTGCCCTGGGGTTTATGGGAAAGGGGCTTACCCTGGTTATGCTGGGGACTTGCTGGTTGACTCTACCACTGGTGCTAGCTACAATGTAAAGGGGGCTAATGGGAGGAAGTACCTTGTTCCTGCTCTGTATGATCCTTCTACGTCGTCTTGCTCAACGCCCGTGTGA
- the LOC114410521 gene encoding uncharacterized protein LOC114410521: MAFGSWEQSRSYLPIWFTAAQHFIPGTIVKYKTSSSMEEGDDNPLRVILNRVFWAFNPCIEGFKYCKSLVQVDGTFLTDKYHGTLLTAIRQDGSRNNFPLAFAIVESETKETWMWFLHYLRRYVTPEPNLCIISDRGTSLLATLQFEHVGWNGPDVSSVGYEMRKSRFEAKLLAMRVEFLQAADWLDQIRKSKWTQAYDEGKRYSHMTTNLAEWYEMRKSRFEAMRAEFSQAADWLDQIPKSKWTQAYDEGKRYSEDVYVMMQENQHITTSHYVRMYVRETGEFEVQEIANTLLGRRAMACTVKLNEWSCDCEQFQAL; encoded by the exons ATGGCATTTGGAAGTTGGGAACAATCACGCAGTTACCTGCCTATATGGTTCACAGCTGCTCAACACTTTATACCAGGTACCATAGTAAAATACAAAACTTCATCTTCAATGGAGGAAGGTGATGATAACCCTCTTAGGGTGATTCTTAACCGTGTATTTTGGGCGTTTAATCCATGCATTGAAGGCTTCAAATATTGCAAGTCACTTGTGCAAGTAGATGGGACATTTTTAACTGACAAATACCATGGTACTTTGTTGACTGCAATCAGACAAGATGGTAGTAGGAACAATTTTCCACTTGCTTTTGCAATTGTTGAGAGCGAGACTAAAGAAACTTGGATGTGGTTCTTGCATTATTTGCGAAGATATGTTACTCCGGAACCAAATTTGTGTATTATATCAGACAGGGGAACCAGTTTGCTAGCAACTTTACAATTCGAACACGTTGGCTGGAATGGACCAGATGTTTCGTCTGT AGGGTATGAGATGAGGAAATCACGATTTGAGGCTAAGTTGCTCGCTATGCGAGTAGAGTTTCTACAAGCAGCAGATTGGTTGGATCAAATTCGTAAGAGTAAATGGACTCAGGCCTACGATGAAGGAAAGCGGTATAGCCATATGACTACCAACCTTGCTGAAT GGTATGAGATGAGGAAATCACGATTTGAGGCTATGCGAGCAGAGTTTTCACAAGCAGCAGATTGGTTGGATCAAATTCCTAAGAGTAAATGGACTCAGGCTTACGATGAAGGAAAACG GTACTCCGAAGACGTATATGTCATGATGCAAGAAAATCAACACATTACTACCTCGCATTATGTTCGCATGTATGTTCGAGAAACAGGGGAATTTGAGGTTCAAGAAATTGCAAATACGCTACTTGGTCGACGAGCAATGGCATGCACTGTCAAATTGAATGAATGGTCGTGTGATTGTGAACAATTTCAAGCACTTTGA